In Rhizobium sp. ARZ01, a genomic segment contains:
- the hutH gene encoding histidine ammonia-lyase, whose protein sequence is MTITLHPGSVPLKSFETIYWTGEPARLDPSFDAGIAKAAARIAEIAAGNAPVYGINTGFGKLASIKIDAADVTTLQRNLILSHCCGVGAPLPENVVRLIMALKLVSLGRGASGVRLEIVRLIEAMLEKGVIPLIPEKGSVGASGDLAPLAHMSAVMMGYGEAYFGGERMSGARALDKAGLTPVRLAAKEGLALINGTQTSTALALAGLYRAHRAAQAALITGAMSTDAAMGSSAPFHSDIHTLRGHQGQIDTAAALRTLLEGSAIRQSHIEGDERVQDPYCIRCQPQVDGACLDLLRSVARTLEIEANAVTDNPLVLSDNSVVSGGNFHAEPVAFAADQIALAICEIGAIAQRRIALLVDPALSYGLPAFLAKKPGLNSGLMIAEVTSAALMSENKQLSHPASVDSTPTSANQEDHVSMACHGARRLLQMTDNLFSIIGIEALTAVQGVECRAPLATSPELQKAAAVLRAVSPPIEEDRYMADDLQIASDLVASGKLNAAVSAGILPKLEA, encoded by the coding sequence ATGACCATCACCCTGCATCCGGGCTCGGTCCCGCTGAAATCGTTCGAAACCATCTACTGGACCGGCGAGCCGGCCCGCCTCGATCCGTCGTTCGACGCCGGCATCGCCAAGGCGGCTGCCCGCATCGCCGAGATCGCCGCCGGCAATGCCCCGGTCTACGGCATCAACACCGGCTTCGGCAAACTCGCCTCGATCAAGATCGATGCCGCCGATGTCACCACGCTCCAGCGCAACCTCATCCTGTCGCACTGCTGCGGCGTCGGCGCTCCCTTGCCGGAAAATGTCGTCCGCCTGATCATGGCGCTGAAGTTGGTCTCGCTCGGCCGCGGCGCATCCGGCGTTCGTCTCGAAATCGTCCGGCTGATCGAGGCGATGCTGGAAAAAGGCGTCATTCCGCTGATCCCGGAAAAGGGCTCCGTCGGCGCCTCCGGCGACCTCGCGCCGCTTGCCCACATGTCGGCGGTGATGATGGGCTATGGCGAGGCCTACTTCGGTGGTGAGCGCATGAGCGGCGCCCGCGCCCTCGACAAGGCCGGCCTGACCCCGGTGAGGCTCGCGGCCAAGGAAGGGCTGGCGCTGATCAACGGTACCCAGACCTCGACCGCGCTGGCGCTCGCCGGCCTGTACCGCGCTCACCGCGCCGCGCAGGCAGCACTGATCACCGGCGCCATGTCGACGGATGCGGCCATGGGTTCCTCGGCGCCGTTCCATTCTGACATCCATACGCTGCGCGGCCACCAGGGCCAGATCGACACCGCCGCGGCGCTCCGCACCCTGCTCGAAGGCTCGGCCATCCGCCAGAGCCATATCGAGGGTGACGAGCGCGTCCAGGATCCCTATTGCATCCGCTGCCAGCCGCAGGTCGACGGCGCCTGCCTCGATCTCCTGCGCTCGGTTGCCCGCACGCTCGAGATCGAAGCCAACGCTGTCACCGACAACCCGCTGGTGCTCTCCGATAATTCGGTCGTTTCCGGCGGCAACTTCCATGCCGAGCCGGTGGCCTTCGCCGCCGACCAGATTGCGCTGGCGATCTGCGAGATCGGCGCCATCGCCCAGCGCCGCATCGCGCTTCTCGTCGACCCGGCGCTCTCCTACGGCCTGCCGGCCTTTCTCGCCAAGAAGCCCGGCCTCAACTCCGGCCTGATGATCGCCGAAGTGACCTCCGCCGCTCTGATGAGCGAGAACAAGCAGCTGTCGCACCCGGCATCGGTCGATTCCACGCCCACCTCGGCCAACCAGGAAGACCACGTCTCCATGGCCTGCCACGGCGCCCGCCGCCTGCTGCAGATGACCGACAACCTGTTTTCGATCATCGGCATCGAGGCGCTGACCGCGGTGCAGGGTGTCGAGTGCCGCGCCCCGCTGGCGACCAGCCCCGAGCTGCAGAAGGCCGCAGCAGTGCTCCGCGCCGTGTCGCCGCCGATCGAGGAAGATCGTTACATGGCCGACGACCTGCAAATTGCCAGCGATCTCGTTGCTTCCGGCAAGCTGAACGCCGCCGTCTCCGCCGGCATCCTGCCGAAACTGGAGGCGTGA
- the hutI gene encoding imidazolonepropionase: MSAAVSKTKTNEGTDATARLWRNARLATFDPQLAGMGLVEKGAIAVRDGRIAFAGPETDLPSPLHSLETIDCEGRWITPGLIDCHTHLVHAGNRANEFEMRLKGASYEEIARAGGGIVSSVSALRAASEDELVAQSLPRLEALLAEGVTTVEIKSGYGLDRENEMKSLRAARTLGALRDVSVRTTFLGAHALPQEMKGDKAAYIDKVISDMLPAIAAEGLADAVDGFCEGIAFSPAEIARVFDAAKAIGLPVKLHADQLSNLEGAALATSYGALSADHLEYTSAASASAMAKAGTVAVILPGAFYFIRETKKPPIALFREHGVKMAVATDNNPGTSPLTSLLLTMNMAATLFGMTVEECLAGTTREAARALGLVDELGTLEAGKWADFVLWDIGQPAELVYRMGFNPLYRRVRHGR, encoded by the coding sequence ATGTCGGCAGCTGTATCGAAGACAAAAACAAACGAGGGGACGGATGCGACAGCCCGGCTCTGGCGCAATGCACGGCTCGCAACATTCGATCCGCAACTTGCCGGCATGGGCCTTGTCGAGAAAGGCGCAATCGCAGTCCGGGACGGGCGCATTGCCTTTGCCGGCCCGGAGACTGACCTCCCCTCGCCGCTCCATTCCCTGGAGACGATCGATTGCGAGGGCCGATGGATCACGCCGGGGCTGATCGACTGCCACACGCACCTCGTCCACGCGGGCAACCGGGCCAACGAATTCGAGATGCGCCTTAAAGGGGCATCCTACGAAGAGATCGCCCGTGCCGGCGGCGGTATCGTCTCCTCCGTTTCCGCACTGCGCGCTGCGAGCGAGGACGAACTGGTGGCGCAGAGCCTGCCTCGTCTCGAGGCGCTTCTTGCCGAAGGCGTGACGACCGTCGAGATCAAGTCCGGCTATGGGCTCGACCGTGAAAACGAGATGAAGTCGCTGCGCGCGGCACGGACGCTCGGCGCACTGAGGGACGTGTCGGTCCGCACCACCTTCCTCGGTGCGCACGCGCTGCCGCAGGAGATGAAAGGCGACAAGGCCGCCTACATCGACAAGGTGATTTCCGACATGCTGCCGGCCATTGCCGCCGAAGGTCTTGCCGACGCCGTCGACGGCTTCTGCGAGGGCATCGCTTTCTCCCCGGCCGAGATCGCCCGCGTTTTTGACGCGGCAAAGGCGATCGGCCTGCCGGTCAAGCTGCATGCCGACCAGCTCTCCAACCTCGAAGGCGCAGCACTTGCCACCTCTTACGGCGCGCTTTCGGCCGATCATCTCGAATACACGAGTGCTGCCAGCGCGAGCGCCATGGCGAAAGCCGGCACAGTCGCCGTCATCCTGCCCGGCGCCTTCTACTTCATTCGCGAGACGAAGAAGCCGCCGATCGCGCTCTTCCGCGAGCACGGCGTGAAGATGGCCGTCGCCACCGACAACAACCCCGGCACCTCGCCTCTGACCTCGCTCCTGCTGACGATGAACATGGCGGCAACCCTGTTCGGCATGACGGTCGAGGAATGCCTTGCCGGCACCACTCGCGAAGCCGCCCGCGCGCTCGGCCTCGTTGACGAGCTGGGGACGCTCGAGGCCGGGAAATGGGCCGACTTCGTCCTCTGGGACATCGGCCAACCGGCGGAGCTCGTCTACCGGATGGGCTTCAATCCGCTCTACCGGCGCGTGCGTCACGGCCGGTGA
- a CDS encoding formimidoylglutamate deiminase: protein MAVIFAREALLPAGWARGVRIWLEEGHISAIETGVPAAAADERHGAIVPGMANLHSHAFQRAMAGLAEMRGPGSDSFWSWREVMYRFALTMTPEQVEAVAAQLYVEMLEAGFTRVGEFHYLHHDSDGCPYDDIAEMAERIVSATSATGIGLTLLPVLYAHSSFGGAAPGEGQRRFINDRDAYARLLARCRELTARLPGGVTGVAPHSLRAVTPGELADVVAMAGDGPIHIHIAEQVKEVEDCIAWSGKRPVEWLLENATVDGRWCLIHATHMIKAETRGVAETGAIAGLCPITEANLGDGTFPAGEFLAQDGRYGVGSDSNVLIGLGDELRQLEYSQRLAHRARNVLAAPGGSTGRALFDGAVNGGAAALGAGSGIETGKPADFVSLRPYHDVPISGDGLLDSWIFARGVGVDCVWVNGRKLVKDGRHHAREAIARSFSEAMRALLV, encoded by the coding sequence GTGGCTGTCATTTTTGCGAGGGAAGCCCTGCTACCGGCAGGCTGGGCGAGAGGCGTGCGCATCTGGCTTGAGGAGGGGCATATTTCCGCAATCGAGACGGGTGTACCCGCCGCGGCCGCAGACGAACGCCACGGTGCGATCGTGCCTGGGATGGCAAACCTGCATAGCCACGCATTCCAGCGCGCGATGGCCGGGCTGGCGGAGATGCGCGGGCCCGGCAGCGACAGTTTCTGGAGTTGGCGCGAGGTCATGTATCGCTTCGCGCTGACGATGACGCCGGAACAGGTCGAGGCAGTCGCGGCGCAGCTTTACGTGGAGATGCTGGAGGCAGGTTTCACGCGCGTCGGCGAATTTCACTACCTGCACCACGACAGCGATGGCTGCCCCTATGATGACATTGCCGAGATGGCTGAGCGGATTGTTTCGGCGACGTCCGCGACCGGGATCGGCCTGACTTTGCTCCCCGTTCTCTATGCCCATTCCAGCTTTGGCGGCGCCGCGCCGGGCGAGGGGCAGCGCCGCTTCATCAACGATCGTGATGCATATGCGAGGCTTCTGGCGCGGTGCCGTGAACTGACGGCGCGTCTGCCGGGCGGCGTGACCGGAGTTGCACCGCACAGCTTGCGGGCGGTGACGCCCGGGGAGCTTGCGGATGTGGTGGCTATGGCGGGAGACGGGCCGATCCACATTCACATCGCCGAGCAGGTGAAGGAAGTTGAGGACTGCATCGCCTGGTCCGGTAAGCGACCGGTCGAGTGGCTGCTGGAAAATGCGACGGTGGACGGCCGCTGGTGCCTGATTCATGCCACTCACATGATCAAGGCAGAAACGCGCGGAGTGGCAGAAACCGGTGCGATCGCGGGGCTGTGTCCGATTACCGAGGCCAATCTTGGCGATGGGACGTTTCCGGCCGGCGAATTCCTCGCCCAGGACGGGCGCTATGGCGTCGGCTCCGATTCGAACGTGTTGATCGGCCTTGGGGACGAACTGCGACAACTCGAATACTCGCAGCGACTGGCACACCGGGCCCGCAACGTGCTCGCTGCACCCGGAGGTTCGACCGGAAGAGCCTTGTTTGACGGTGCGGTCAATGGCGGCGCAGCGGCGCTTGGGGCGGGCTCCGGTATCGAGACCGGCAAGCCGGCAGATTTTGTCAGCCTCCGCCCATACCACGACGTGCCGATTTCCGGCGACGGACTGCTCGATTCGTGGATCTTCGCCCGTGGCGTCGGCGTCGACTGCGTTTGGGTGAACGGCAGGAAGCTGGTGAAGGACGGACGGCATCATGCGCGGGAGGCAATCGCGCGGAGTTTCTCCGAGGCAATGCGCGCCCTCCTGGTCTGA
- the hutC gene encoding histidine utilization repressor produces the protein MELGLGMDDTNEPALAAKEPSLHRRILEEVEGRILSGDWPPGYRIPFEHELTEQYGCSRMTVNKALTELVKRGLIERRRKSGSFVTQPHAQSAVLEIHDIEAEVRSLGLPYRYERLSRAERVSRVGDRKLLDLSPGAQLIDLVAVHYAGARPFCLEERKINLSAVPEAGGEAFEKIAPGRWLLGQAPWSAAEHRIRAVAADQRAAELLRVAPGAACLVIERRTWSGGVYITHVRLTYPGESHELVAEFAPTHPKG, from the coding sequence ATGGAATTGGGACTTGGCATGGACGACACGAACGAACCCGCGCTGGCAGCCAAGGAGCCATCGCTGCACCGACGCATCTTGGAGGAGGTCGAGGGCAGGATCCTGTCGGGCGATTGGCCGCCGGGTTACCGCATTCCCTTCGAGCATGAACTGACCGAGCAATACGGCTGTTCGCGCATGACGGTGAACAAGGCGCTGACGGAACTGGTCAAGCGAGGGCTGATCGAGCGCCGGCGCAAATCCGGCAGCTTCGTGACCCAGCCTCATGCGCAGTCAGCAGTTCTGGAAATTCATGATATCGAGGCGGAGGTGCGCTCGCTCGGCTTACCGTATCGCTACGAGCGCCTTTCGCGGGCCGAACGGGTATCAAGGGTTGGCGATCGTAAGCTGCTGGATCTTTCACCCGGAGCGCAGCTGATCGATCTTGTCGCGGTGCATTACGCGGGGGCTCGGCCCTTCTGCCTGGAGGAGCGGAAGATCAACCTGTCGGCGGTGCCGGAGGCGGGCGGAGAGGCGTTCGAGAAGATTGCGCCGGGTCGATGGTTGCTCGGCCAGGCGCCGTGGAGTGCGGCCGAACATCGTATTCGCGCAGTTGCGGCCGACCAGCGCGCTGCCGAGCTATTGCGTGTCGCGCCCGGGGCTGCCTGCCTGGTGATCGAACGCCGCACCTGGAGCGGCGGCGTCTACATCACCCATGTGCGGTTGACCTATCCGGGCGAGAGCCACGAACTGGTCGCCGAATTCGCGCCGACGCATCCGAAGGGGTGA
- a CDS encoding L,D-transpeptidase family protein codes for MLLRFAAGIGLFALSSVTAVAGTIEGPLQIVVSRDLQTLKVYDGETLVASSNISSGKDGHATPAGIFSILEKKRMHHSNIYDDAPMPYMQRLTWSGIALHASNHVPDYPASHGCVRMPPDFAKSLYSLTQRGGHVLVTGAEAVPRRVEHPALFRPQSDADDGLLLSDAILRPTLPDASDGAVEVAMSEPSAPVTEPVIRKPPGEPVRILITRRTTRQSLKDVQIVLNELGYDVGIADGLAGQKTIAAIRAFQTSEGLTPEGLTSDGNLKPELVEATYRKAGRAVPQNGWLYVRQAFEPLLDGPIEIREPERELGTQFLLAREADPRTGAIDWFAVTMDNELAIPTRKRLGIADPGSIEVTTAVDPITSALDRISIPDELRRKVEALVGDGASITISDTGHELETGKGTDFITLTRPGWRQSSYYAPSTARAKKESSIVVID; via the coding sequence ATGCTGTTACGCTTCGCCGCCGGGATCGGTCTCTTTGCCCTTTCCTCCGTCACCGCTGTTGCAGGGACGATCGAGGGACCGTTGCAGATCGTCGTGTCCCGAGACCTGCAGACACTGAAGGTCTATGACGGAGAAACGCTCGTGGCGAGCTCCAACATCTCAAGCGGCAAGGATGGGCATGCTACCCCCGCGGGGATCTTCTCCATTCTAGAGAAGAAGCGCATGCATCATTCCAATATCTACGATGATGCACCCATGCCCTATATGCAGCGGCTGACCTGGTCCGGCATTGCGCTGCACGCCTCCAATCATGTGCCCGACTATCCAGCGTCGCACGGCTGCGTACGCATGCCGCCCGATTTTGCGAAATCGCTCTACAGCCTGACGCAGCGTGGTGGCCACGTTCTGGTGACGGGCGCTGAGGCGGTACCGCGGCGAGTCGAGCATCCAGCCCTGTTCCGCCCGCAGAGCGATGCGGACGATGGCCTGCTCCTGTCGGATGCGATATTGCGACCAACGCTTCCGGACGCCTCGGACGGTGCCGTGGAAGTCGCCATGAGCGAACCGAGTGCGCCGGTGACCGAACCCGTGATTCGTAAACCACCCGGCGAACCGGTCCGCATCCTCATCACGCGGCGCACGACGCGGCAATCGCTGAAGGACGTGCAGATTGTGCTGAATGAGCTGGGCTACGATGTAGGCATAGCCGACGGGCTGGCCGGCCAGAAGACCATCGCCGCAATCCGCGCTTTCCAGACTTCGGAGGGCCTGACGCCTGAAGGCCTGACCAGCGACGGAAACCTGAAGCCCGAACTCGTGGAAGCCACATATCGCAAGGCGGGCCGCGCCGTGCCGCAAAACGGATGGCTCTACGTGCGCCAGGCTTTCGAGCCCCTCCTTGACGGGCCTATCGAGATTCGCGAACCGGAGCGGGAACTCGGAACCCAGTTCCTGCTCGCACGCGAGGCCGATCCGCGGACCGGCGCCATCGACTGGTTCGCCGTGACGATGGACAACGAGTTGGCCATCCCGACACGCAAGCGCCTCGGGATCGCGGATCCCGGCTCGATCGAAGTCACAACAGCAGTGGACCCGATCACGAGCGCGCTCGACCGGATCTCCATCCCCGATGAACTGCGCCGGAAGGTGGAAGCGCTGGTTGGCGACGGTGCCTCGATCACGATCTCGGACACCGGCCACGAGCTGGAAACCGGAAAAGGAACCGACTTCATCACCCTCACCCGTCCCGGTTGGCGGCAGTCCAGCTACTATGCGCCTTCGACGGCACGGGCAAAAAAGGAATCATCGATCGTCGTCATCGACTGA
- a CDS encoding DNA polymerase IV: MCRCSIFVLKMQPDVTRHQGFCRDCLAGQSPAQRRCQKCGSPRLIYHDELYSLTLAHIDCDAFYASIEKRDNPELIDKPVIIGGGKRGVVSTACYIARVHGVRSAMPMFKALEACPQAVVVKPDMEKYVRVGREVRTLMQELTPLVQPLSIDEAFLELKGTERLHHDPPARVLARFVQRVEREIGITISVGLSYCKFLAKVASDLQKPRGFSVIGQAEALEFLRPKSVRLVWGVGKAFAETLERDGIREIGQLQTMEESDLMRRYGIMGKRLYNLSRGQDDREVHLNDAAKSVSSETTFFDDISAYDDLVAHLRQLSEQVATRLRKANIAGQTVVLKLKSADFKSRTRNRKLEDPTMLADRIFRIGMELLKKETDGTKFRLIGIGVTDLCDPQRADPPDLVDPAASRRAAAEAAMNTLRDKFGKKSVETGYTFGKDRR; encoded by the coding sequence ATGTGCCGATGTTCAATCTTTGTTCTCAAGATGCAGCCAGACGTGACGCGCCATCAGGGTTTTTGCCGCGATTGCCTTGCCGGGCAATCGCCAGCGCAACGTCGCTGTCAGAAATGCGGCAGCCCGCGCCTGATCTATCATGACGAGCTTTACTCCCTGACGCTCGCGCACATCGATTGCGACGCCTTCTACGCCTCGATCGAGAAGCGCGATAATCCTGAACTCATCGACAAGCCAGTGATCATCGGCGGCGGAAAACGCGGAGTGGTCTCCACTGCCTGCTACATCGCGCGCGTCCATGGCGTGCGCTCGGCCATGCCGATGTTCAAGGCGCTGGAAGCCTGCCCCCAGGCGGTCGTGGTCAAGCCGGACATGGAAAAATACGTTCGCGTCGGCCGCGAGGTCAGGACGCTGATGCAGGAGCTCACGCCACTCGTGCAACCGCTGTCGATCGACGAAGCCTTTCTCGAACTGAAGGGCACCGAACGGCTCCATCACGACCCGCCCGCGCGCGTGTTGGCCCGCTTCGTCCAGCGGGTGGAGCGCGAGATCGGCATCACGATCTCGGTTGGCCTCTCCTACTGCAAATTTCTCGCCAAGGTGGCCTCCGACCTGCAGAAGCCGCGCGGCTTCTCGGTGATCGGCCAGGCCGAGGCGCTGGAATTCCTGCGGCCGAAATCGGTCCGACTGGTCTGGGGCGTCGGCAAGGCCTTTGCCGAAACGCTGGAGCGCGACGGCATTCGCGAGATCGGCCAGCTCCAGACGATGGAGGAGAGCGACCTGATGCGGCGCTACGGCATCATGGGCAAGCGGCTCTACAACCTCTCGCGCGGACAGGACGACCGCGAAGTGCACCTCAACGATGCGGCCAAGAGCGTTTCCTCCGAGACGACCTTCTTCGATGACATTTCAGCCTATGACGATCTCGTCGCCCACCTGCGCCAACTCAGCGAGCAGGTGGCGACACGTCTGCGCAAGGCTAACATCGCCGGCCAGACCGTCGTCCTGAAGCTCAAGTCCGCCGATTTCAAGAGCCGCACGCGCAACCGCAAGCTCGAAGACCCGACGATGCTCGCCGACCGGATCTTCCGCATCGGCATGGAACTCCTGAAGAAGGAAACCGACGGCACGAAATTTCGCCTGATCGGCATCGGCGTCACCGACCTCTGCGATCCGCAGCGCGCCGATCCGCCCGATCTCGTCGATCCGGCCGCCAGCCGGCGCGCCGCAGCGGAGGCGGCGATGAACACCTTGCGCGACAAGTTCGGCAAGAAGAGCGTGGAGACTGGCTACACCTTCGGCAAGGATCGGCGATAG
- a CDS encoding DUF3572 domain-containing protein, whose protein sequence is MQSQKDTAAEDAESTAIAVLAWLAGEPELLSRFLALTGVDPSAVRAAATNLSFLAGLVDFLMGHEPTLMAFCEATGTKPEQVVRAHASLSGSAHGGGW, encoded by the coding sequence ATGCAAAGCCAAAAAGATACAGCGGCCGAGGACGCCGAATCGACGGCAATCGCCGTGCTTGCATGGCTCGCTGGCGAACCGGAACTCCTGTCCCGTTTTCTGGCGCTGACCGGCGTCGATCCATCGGCAGTGCGCGCGGCAGCAACCAACCTCAGCTTCCTTGCCGGCCTTGTCGACTTCCTCATGGGCCATGAGCCTACGCTGATGGCCTTTTGCGAGGCGACCGGCACGAAACCGGAGCAGGTCGTACGCGCGCATGCCAGCCTTAGCGGCAGCGCCCACGGCGGCGGCTGGTGA
- a CDS encoding response regulator, translated as MPKQVMIVEDNELNMKLFRDLIEASGYTTIQTRNGMEALDLARRYRPDLILMDIQLPEVSGLEVTKWLKEDDELHVIPVIAVTAFAMKGDEERIRQGGCEAYVSKPISVPKFIETIKTYLGDA; from the coding sequence ATGCCGAAACAGGTGATGATCGTCGAGGACAATGAGCTCAATATGAAGCTCTTCCGGGACCTCATCGAGGCCTCCGGCTACACGACAATCCAGACCAGAAATGGAATGGAAGCCCTCGACCTCGCCCGCCGCTACCGCCCTGATCTGATCCTCATGGACATCCAGTTGCCCGAGGTTTCCGGCCTCGAGGTGACGAAGTGGCTGAAGGAGGACGACGAACTGCATGTCATCCCCGTCATCGCGGTGACGGCGTTTGCGATGAAGGGCGACGAGGAGCGGATTCGCCAGGGCGGCTGTGAGGCCTATGTCTCCAAGCCAATCTCGGTGCCGAAATTTATTGAAACTATCAAAACCTATCTGGGCGATGCATGA
- a CDS encoding PleD family two-component system response regulator, whose amino-acid sequence MTARILVVDDIPANVKLLEARLLAEYFDVLTAANGYDALAICERTQVDLILLDVMMPGIDGFEVCERLKDNPKTAHIPVVMVTALDQPSDRVRGLKAGADDFLTKPVNDLQLMSRVKSLVRLKTLTDELRIRAATAHALGMESGLAGALGEEPGSVLLVDGRGSSQERIVRGLGPIADVTCMSDPQAALFEAAENPFELVIVNSNFADYDPLRLCSQLRSLERTRYLPILLITDQGNDEMVVRALDLGVTDYLMRPIEPNELLARSLTQIRRKRYTDRLRANVTQSIELAVIDGLTGLHNRRYLDSHLKLLMDRSMARGRQMSVCITDIDRFKLINDTYGHDVGDAVLREFANRLRTAVRGADLACRYGGEEFVLVMPDTSAETATAVAERLRMTIEQGPFVLPDVGAALQVTASLGIASLLQDGDGPEALMKRADMALYEAKRSGRNRVVATAA is encoded by the coding sequence ATGACAGCGCGCATACTCGTCGTTGACGACATTCCGGCCAACGTCAAACTGTTGGAGGCTCGGCTTCTCGCCGAGTATTTCGACGTTCTGACAGCGGCCAATGGATATGATGCGCTTGCAATCTGCGAACGGACCCAGGTCGACCTCATCCTTCTCGATGTGATGATGCCGGGCATCGACGGCTTTGAGGTCTGCGAGCGGCTCAAGGACAATCCGAAGACGGCGCATATTCCCGTTGTGATGGTCACAGCACTCGACCAGCCCTCAGACAGGGTGAGGGGTCTCAAGGCCGGGGCCGACGATTTTCTCACCAAGCCTGTCAACGATCTGCAATTGATGTCGCGCGTCAAGAGCCTGGTGCGCCTGAAGACGCTGACGGACGAACTGCGGATACGGGCGGCCACTGCCCACGCGCTCGGCATGGAGTCTGGGCTTGCAGGTGCTCTCGGCGAAGAGCCGGGCTCGGTCTTGCTGGTGGATGGCCGCGGCAGTTCGCAGGAGAGGATCGTTCGCGGACTAGGGCCGATTGCCGATGTCACCTGCATGTCCGATCCGCAGGCAGCCTTGTTTGAAGCGGCTGAAAATCCGTTCGAACTGGTTATCGTCAATTCCAATTTCGCAGACTACGATCCGCTTCGCCTGTGCTCGCAGTTGCGGTCGCTGGAGAGAACGCGCTACCTGCCGATTCTGCTGATCACCGACCAGGGCAACGATGAGATGGTGGTGCGGGCACTTGATCTCGGGGTTACGGACTACTTGATGCGTCCGATCGAACCAAACGAGCTGTTGGCCCGCAGTCTCACCCAGATTCGTCGGAAGCGCTATACTGATCGGCTACGCGCCAATGTCACCCAGTCGATCGAACTGGCGGTTATTGATGGCCTTACAGGCCTGCACAATCGCCGCTACCTCGACAGCCATCTGAAGCTGTTAATGGACCGTTCCATGGCCCGTGGGCGCCAGATGTCCGTCTGCATTACTGACATCGACCGCTTCAAGCTCATCAACGACACATACGGCCATGATGTCGGCGACGCTGTCCTGCGCGAGTTCGCCAACCGGCTGCGGACGGCTGTGCGTGGTGCCGACCTTGCCTGCCGATACGGCGGGGAAGAGTTCGTGCTGGTGATGCCGGACACCTCTGCCGAGACGGCAACGGCCGTTGCTGAGCGGCTGCGGATGACAATCGAGCAGGGGCCGTTTGTGCTTCCGGATGTCGGTGCCGCCCTGCAGGTGACTGCCTCGCTCGGGATTGCTTCTCTCCTGCAAGACGGCGACGGACCGGAGGCACTCATGAAACGTGCGGACATGGCGCTCTACGAGGCAAAGCGTTCCGGCCGCAATCGCGTGGTCGCGACTGCTGCGTAG
- the rpmG gene encoding 50S ribosomal protein L33: protein MAKATTIKIKLLSTADTGFFYVTTKNSRTMTEKMTKTKYDPVVRKHVEFKETKIK, encoded by the coding sequence ATGGCCAAGGCTACCACCATCAAGATCAAGCTGCTGTCGACGGCCGACACCGGCTTCTTCTACGTCACGACGAAGAACAGCCGTACGATGACGGAAAAGATGACGAAGACGAAGTACGACCCGGTCGTGCGCAAGCACGTCGAGTTCAAGGAAACCAAGATCAAGTAA